The region AGTATCCTTGAGGTGTTGTATGGCAGACTTAAATGAACTAGCCATAGCACCTAGCCTGGCAGCTAGCTTCAAACAAGTGCAACTCCGTCCAACCCAGCAGTTCAGATAACATGCCCCCAAAACAATTCACACAGACATCATTGGGCATGCGCAGACAATAAATACAATTACACAGGAAATAACTGTTTCAAGATGAACTACTTGCGGCTACCTTGAGAGGCTTTATTTGATGGAGAATGCATGAGTGGCTTAATATCTGAATTGATAGCAATATTTCCCATTCCAGCCTCCATGGCCTCCCTCTCATCTTTGTCCTTATTCTTCTGGTCAGAAGTAGCAGTTTCAGCAGCAGGGTTGTGATTAGAAGAAGCCACTGATGGTTCCAGAGTACGCGGACCTGCATTCATCCATGGATGTAGCAGGCATTGACCAGCTGTAGGTCGTTTCTCAGGAACAAAGTCAAGGATAGAAACCAAAAAGTCACTCATGTCACTTGCATCTTTCTCACTAAAATCATACTTCTCCGTGAGCACTTTAGTTAAAGGCCAGAATCGTAACCGACGGATATGTCTCAAATCACCATATCTATTGAAGAAATCCCGGGAATAACGCCCCCCTAGTGCGATCTGAAAATTGTTATCCAGACTCAAGTTAACTGTGAACTAATGATCATAAATGCAAAGAAATAGGTAGAAAAAATTGATTACCTTACGAGGCATCATTCCAAGAAGTTCCATCATTAATGCTAAGTGGTCCTGAGATAAATTAAAGATAAAGCACAATTACATCAGGCGTTAATACCAGAACCAAAGCacaaattcaattttttttaaatgtcAGTATTAAAGATTGTAACATAACAAAAGAAACAACTTGGTCACTCCACCGCAAAGCAAGTTATTACGTTGAAACTGGAATGCATAAGCACATCAAATAGTCTTATTTTTAGAGAGCACACAAACCAAACCGTTTCCTCCAACAGGAACACAATCTGCCTGAGGAGAATGGTGGGAAGTCATTCTAGGGGGAAGCTGGTTTAGTTTTAGCTGATTATTCTGAAACATGAAATTGCAGGCTTTCCCCCCCTCCCCTTTCTTTCTCTTAAAAATGCAAGAAATGGGGAAATCAATCAGCCTTTTTACCACTTGGATCTCAAGCCTGACCCAAATCATTTCACAATTTTATTATGAAATTACAAGTAAAAAGTTCTGGTGAGTGTAGGAGTATTATCCACCATTGTGCATTGTGAAATTCTGGTGACACTGTTCCAAGTATCAGAGCAAACCAAGGAGGCCAGAAATCAGCAAATGCATAACTAACCTAAAACCTGCATCATTCATCATCTATTCATTTTGTGTCACTATCCATTCCCCTTTAAATTCAGTTCATGGAAATCGAGTTTCTTAATGCTCGTTCTAGTATCAGTACCACTTTTTTATAGAACACATACTAGTACTGTCAATAAAGGAAAAGGATGTTGAGAGTACTTTCAGATTGCGAACATTAACATGTTTTTCACCAATCACCAGGTCATCACCATAATTTAAAAGGAAAATCTTACTACCACTGAAGCAGAATAAGAAAGTACTTAACCTTGTGTGCTTCTTATCTTGACCTAACATCTAAATTACATTCCATTATCCACCGATAATTAAGCTTACACCTCATAATAGAGTTTTTTAGTTTTGTTTAAAACCTTGAGAAATAGAGATTTTTTTCATGTTTCCAACTACACCATTAATTCTCTATCTATTTGTTTCATTAGCCATAATAAGGTTGTCCATTAAATAAATATCAGGTAGGTTTTTATCCTGAAAAAGATCTTCAAGACATTGTAAAAGGATAATATATAAAAGATCTTTAATTGCACGCATTTGTATTGATTACTCTCCTGTTCTGCTACCTACAGTTATGTTTCATTACCAATTCATCCAAACACTCCCTGCATTCGTCATTGTTGCTAGAGATGTGGTGCCAACCCTTGGAAACACATGGATTCTGCGTTTGCAAGATGATGATTTTACTGCCCTAGTTCCATTTTGACAGAATTTACCAGTCGCGCTCAGCAAGACTGGATAACTTTTCTGAagtgaaattcaaaaataatAATTTCCCTTTTATCACTGTTTTAGAAGACAGCCTATTCTCTCTTATGGTTTTTTCTTCCTCTTTTCTTacaaaatacattaaaaatcCAAGCACATTTTTCAATATACAAATTGAATTAGAAACTTCCAATACTCATCGTTTACGTTTAACTCTTGAGGTAGTCGGCTTAAGCTTCAAAATTCTACACAACCATAGTAACCGGTAGCTATTACAATTTATGAAGCCAGGACTCATACAGATCGGCTTTCACAACAACAGCCTTTTCCATATAAACAAAAAAGCGTGAAAAAACTAACATTATGAATAAGACATGGGATGTAACATTAAAGTGAAAGTAACAGATGTTTCATTCATTGAGCTCCATTCAAGGTTTTGATGCAGGCCCTAGCTCTAGGGTTAGCATTCCATGATATTTAGTCAGTTCCCATTTGATAAATAatcaaaattatatttttttgatTATTGGTAGTTTTAAAAACATGGTTTTCACTTCAATGTGTGGTTTGATCGGGGGTTTTATGATACTAAAGCTTTTTATTACAGGATTTATTAAAATTTGAATTCATATCTACATTAAGTATTGTATGTGTTGTTTTATTATAACCTTCGAGAATTTGGACCGGGAAAGTTCTCACAAAGATAATCCTTTCATATTTCAATCAATGATATGAACAGTTTATAAAACACAGCAGCCATAAAATTCATCAACTCCAGCAACCAACTTGAGGCTGAACAAGCTGGGGTACCGGGTACATACTAGAATACCTTCTCTTTTTAACCATATCAAAATCTGAATCACGATCAATGTCAGACTTTTGTAGATCTATCTCAGCCTATGTGAGGATGAAAAGGGAAGATACCTCAACTCAAGAAACCACGTTAGTTGATTATCATAACAGCTAAGAATTGAAATCTCAAATATATTACTGAAAAAATGTTGCAAATTCCGCCTTTATTGTGGTTCACCCCTAACTGCCTAATTGCGGCTTTTAGGTTGCCTTCATTGCAACCTCTAACACCTTCATTGTGTTGGGTGTGAAGGTGTGGATTCAACCTCAAATTGCCTAGAGATATGACATGTGTAGTGCTTATAAAGCTTGGGCATCCCTCACCTTACAAGATGGTTTTGTAAAGTTGAGTTAGTTCCAACACAAAAGTTCTAAGAAAATATGATAAATTTTATTAATTTCCAACCTTTTCTTGTTGCAAACTCAAGGACCATAAAACCTAAATTTTTCACTGTGCAGAGTTAGAATATGATGAGATAGAAGCATATAACATATAAATATGTAACACAAAAAATGCATACCTCATCCCTATCGAAGTTGTCACCACTATGAGGATCAAATAACACATCTCCAGTTGCAAGCTCAAAACATATGCAAGCAAACGACCAAAGATCTGCAGATGTAGAATATTTTGATCCAAGGATTACCTCTGGGCACCGATATTGCCTAGTCTGAATATCATTTGTAAACTGTTTATATGTCCAACAAGCATTACCGAAGTCAACTAACTTGCATTTGTTGTCAACAGAGGCAAGCAGTTTCTGTCTCACTGTGCAGCTTCCTCTTCTGTTGCCCTGCTCTTTTGACTTCGCTTCATCAGCATCTGATAACTTACTAGTGCCAGCGGAACTAGAAGTCTGTTCTCTTGCAGAACTTGCATTGGGAGATGATTCTACAGCACCAGAGGTTTCAGGATTACAATCAACTCCTTCAGATGCTTCCTTCTCAGCACACCCATGAGCTGCTTGCTTAGCCTTTCTCTTAATATTTTTCTTATGATTCTTAAACAAATCTCCATTTGATGTTTTTGTGTCTCTTGAAACCGTTGACTCTAGCATTTTGTCTTTACTATTAGGAAGAATAAGAGGAGCACCGGACTTTCTAGGATCCTTAGACGGATCTATCATTGATAAAAGAAGGATATTTTCAGGTTTTAAGTCGGTATGTATGATAGAAAGCTGCTTATGTAAGTAATCCAATCCAACCAAAATATGATAGCATATCTCTTTAACCATGTTGATAGGCATTCCACGATAATCACTATACTTAATAAGAGTTAAGAGGTTATCCCCAAGGTACTCAAAAACCATACAAACATGCTGCCCGTTTGGACCAAAATGCTTGAAATGGTCCAAAAGCTTGACCACACATTTTTTATCATCCTTGTCTCCCTCTGCAATCTGTTGCAAAATAGTTATCTCATCTAGCGCTGCCTCGGTGTAATGCTGAGCACTTTTTTGAACTTTCAAAGCCACATATCTCTGCAAATCTCCACACACAAAAAAGCAAAAACAAACTAATAATGTGAAAAAACATGTCAAACCATTGCACTATGACCAACaacaaagacaaaaaaaaaaaaaaactaaaaattGTTCAATTTTTGTCTAAGAGTGTGATTGGTTATGCGGTGAAAAAATTGATTCTAAATGAATTGATCCTATAAAATTGATTCCGGTTAAAAGTGAGTTGAAGGTAAAGTGATTTATGTAGATAAATTCTTGTAAAAGTGAGTTGAATAGTAAATTTCGGTGTAAAAATCACATTAGACTCAAAAGCTACAAAACCATAACTTCAAGTAGAATCAATTACGGAAAACATAATCAATTCTACTCGAGAGAACCAAACATGTCAAAATCAATTTGACACATCATGAATCAATTTTAAGTGCTTCAACCGTGACGCCAAACATAGACTAAATGATTGCTCAAACCCTAATATTAAAAGTGCAATTTTCTTCCTATATTATAAATTAATTACTCAATCCCTAAAATTCAAAATATTATTTTCTTCCTAGATTATAAACCAGAGCACCAAACGATTGCTGAATCTCTAAAATTCAAAGTCCTCTCTGCTCAATCCTACAATCCGTAGCATGTAACTAAACTCAATTACTCAAGCAAAAAGGTTTTACAAAAAACTTAAAAGCCTCAATCGGAAAATGAAACAGTAAACAAATATAAACAATTTGGGAGAAAAGATGAAATGATCCTAATCGAAGATTATAAGAGAGAGAGTAAGAAGAACGAACAGAATGATGAGTATCCCAAGCGAGCCAGACAGTAGAGAAATGGCCCCAGCCAAGCTTGCTCTGAACGACATATCGACCGGAGTTGAAAGAGTCGCCGATTCGGACGGCGTGGTAGCCGCCGCGTCGGTAATCTTCGGTGCCTTCGTCTTCGGAGGTGAAATCGCTGCTTTCGGTATTGGTGTCACCCATTTGACGCGACAATTACGAATGAGAGTGAAAGAAAAGAGAAGGAAAATGAGGGGTTTTTGTTATTAGAATTTTGCAGAAACTTTGGTTTTCCTTCAATTCGTTTTCCTCCGCGGTTAATTTAATTCAGTAAAGTGTCATCTTCattgataaataaaataaactcGTTTTCATATGATCCTTCGTCGTTATTATTGAGCACTCACCACAGTTtatgcaacaacaacaacaacaataataataataatataataataataataatataataataataataataataatatataataataaataataataataaaataataataataaaataataatataataataataataataataataataataataataataataataataataataataataatataataataataataataataataataatataataataataataataataataatataataataataatataataataataatataataataataatataataataatataataataataaaataataatataataatataatataataataataatataataataatataataataataataatatataataataataatataataataataatataatataataataataataataatatactaaaataataataataatataataataataaaat is a window of Lathyrus oleraceus cultivar Zhongwan6 chromosome 6, CAAS_Psat_ZW6_1.0, whole genome shotgun sequence DNA encoding:
- the LOC127098487 gene encoding uncharacterized protein LOC127098487 isoform X2; the encoded protein is MGDTNTESSDFTSEDEGTEDYRRGGYHAVRIGDSFNSGRYVVQSKLGWGHFSTVWLAWDTHHSRYVALKVQKSAQHYTEAALDEITILQQIAEGDKDDKKCVVKLLDHFKHFGPNGQHVCMVFEYLGDNLLTLIKYSDYRGMPINMVKEICYHILVGLDYLHKQLSIIHTDLKPENILLLSMIDPSKDPRKSGAPLILPNSKDKMLESTVSRDTKTSNGDLFKNHKKNIKRKAKQAAHGCAEKEASEGVDCNPETSGAVESSPNASSAREQTSSSAGTSKLSDADEAKSKEQGNRRGSCTVRQKLLASVDNKCKLVDFDLWSFACICFELATGDVLFDPHSGDNFDRDEDHLALMMELLGMMPRKIALGGRYSRDFFNRYGDLRHIRRLRFWPLTKVLTEKYDFSEKDASDMSDFLVSILDFVPEKRPTAGQCLLHPWMNAGPRTLEPSVASSNHNPAAETATSDQKNKDKDEREAMEAGMGNIAINSDIKPLMHSPSNKASQGSRK
- the LOC127098487 gene encoding uncharacterized protein LOC127098487 isoform X1 gives rise to the protein MGDTNTESSDFTSEDEGTEDYRRGGYHAVRIGDSFNSGRYVVQSKLGWGHFSTVWLAWDTHHSRYVALKVQKSAQHYTEAALDEITILQQIAEGDKDDKKCVVKLLDHFKHFGPNGQHVCMVFEYLGDNLLTLIKYSDYRGMPINMVKEICYHILVGLDYLHKQLSIIHTDLKPENILLLSMIDPSKDPRKSGAPLILPNSKDKMLESTVSRDTKTSNGDLFKNHKKNIKRKAKQAAHGCAEKEASEGVDCNPETSGAVESSPNASSAREQTSSSAGTSKLSDADEAKSKEQGNRRGSCTVRQKLLASVDNKCKLVDFGNACWTYKQFTNDIQTRQYRCPEVILGSKYSTSADLWSFACICFELATGDVLFDPHSGDNFDRDEDHLALMMELLGMMPRKIALGGRYSRDFFNRYGDLRHIRRLRFWPLTKVLTEKYDFSEKDASDMSDFLVSILDFVPEKRPTAGQCLLHPWMNAGPRTLEPSVASSNHNPAAETATSDQKNKDKDEREAMEAGMGNIAINSDIKPLMHSPSNKASQGSRK